A window of the Thalassospira indica genome harbors these coding sequences:
- a CDS encoding 16S rRNA (uracil(1498)-N(3))-methyltransferase produces the protein MTADATRARQRLFVRDPITADSEIELAPEQSHYLEHVMRLKPGTPVKIFNGLDGEWLGTISELRKKKGSVTAERQLRAQGNEVGPTLVFAPIKKQRLDFLIEKAVELGAQSLQPVITQHGITDKVRLDRLQAQVIEAAEQCERLTVPEVCEPVRLLDWVANLPENHHLLFCDETGSGSPIGEVLSQLLAKGAGSFIDNTNVVNHAIVIGPEGGFSADELERIRKQPFATPVSLGPRILRAETAAIAALTVFQDRIGDWSHRPVARD, from the coding sequence ATGACTGCTGATGCCACGCGCGCCCGCCAACGCCTTTTCGTTCGGGATCCTATCACGGCTGATAGTGAAATCGAACTTGCTCCCGAACAGTCTCATTACCTCGAACATGTCATGCGCCTCAAGCCCGGAACACCGGTAAAAATTTTTAATGGCCTTGACGGGGAGTGGCTGGGCACGATCAGCGAGCTTCGCAAGAAGAAGGGCAGCGTCACCGCGGAACGCCAATTGCGCGCGCAGGGCAATGAAGTTGGTCCGACTCTTGTTTTTGCACCGATCAAAAAGCAACGGCTGGATTTCCTGATTGAAAAGGCGGTCGAGCTTGGGGCTCAAAGTTTGCAACCGGTCATCACCCAACATGGCATCACCGACAAGGTCCGCCTTGATCGTTTGCAGGCACAGGTCATCGAGGCAGCCGAACAGTGTGAACGCCTGACTGTGCCTGAGGTTTGCGAACCTGTGCGTCTTTTGGACTGGGTCGCAAATCTACCGGAAAATCACCATCTGCTATTTTGTGATGAAACAGGATCGGGGTCACCAATTGGTGAAGTGCTAAGTCAGCTATTGGCAAAGGGCGCTGGCTCGTTTATCGACAATACCAATGTTGTTAACCATGCAATCGTGATTGGACCCGAGGGCGGCTTTAGCGCCGACGAACTTGAACGTATCCGCAAACAGCCTTTTGCAACGCCTGTAAGTCTCGGTCCGCGTATCCTGCGTGCCGAAACGGCGGCAATCGCAGCTTTGACCGTGTTTCAGGATCGTATCGGCGATTGGTCGCATCGACCCGTTGCGAGAGATTAG
- the ubiA gene encoding 4-hydroxybenzoate octaprenyltransferase, with translation MTQVNQPIQTSKNDMPQDGWIDRFMPEPVRPYLKLLRLDRPIGTWLLLLPCWWSTAMAGGLTDAITTKQIVIMMALFGVGAVIMRGAGCVINDLADRNFDGKVERTTTRPLPSGQVKVWQALLFLGFMMLLGLGILVQFRIEAIIVGICSIPIIITYPFMKRITYWPQACLGLAFNWGALVGWAAVTGTVEPAAIAMYAAGFFWTLGYDTIYAHQDKDDDAKIGLKSLALRLGDATPKWAKGFYTMTTLLLGVSGMLAGLHWSYFVLLGLAGIHLGWQVATVKLDDAANCLKRFKSNRDYGLLVLAAIVLSHLIANA, from the coding sequence ATGACACAGGTCAACCAGCCAATACAGACCAGCAAGAACGATATGCCACAGGATGGCTGGATCGATCGTTTCATGCCCGAACCTGTGCGGCCCTATCTGAAACTGCTGCGCCTTGATCGTCCGATTGGCACATGGCTTTTGCTTTTGCCCTGCTGGTGGTCCACCGCCATGGCAGGCGGGTTAACCGATGCCATCACCACCAAACAGATCGTCATCATGATGGCCCTGTTCGGGGTGGGGGCTGTGATCATGCGGGGTGCCGGTTGCGTGATCAATGATCTGGCCGACCGCAATTTTGATGGCAAGGTCGAACGTACCACCACCCGCCCGCTCCCCAGTGGTCAGGTAAAGGTCTGGCAGGCATTGTTGTTCCTTGGCTTCATGATGTTGCTTGGGCTTGGCATTCTGGTGCAATTCCGCATCGAGGCGATCATTGTCGGTATCTGTTCGATCCCAATCATCATAACCTATCCGTTCATGAAGCGGATCACCTATTGGCCGCAGGCCTGCCTTGGCCTTGCCTTTAACTGGGGCGCGCTCGTCGGTTGGGCGGCTGTGACCGGCACGGTGGAGCCGGCCGCCATTGCCATGTATGCGGCGGGCTTTTTCTGGACGCTTGGCTATGACACCATCTATGCACATCAGGACAAGGATGACGATGCCAAGATCGGCCTGAAATCCCTCGCACTGCGTTTGGGCGATGCGACGCCGAAATGGGCCAAGGGGTTCTATACCATGACCACGCTTTTGCTCGGCGTTTCGGGCATGCTGGCCGGTTTGCACTGGTCCTATTTTGTCTTGCTGGGGTTGGCGGGCATTCACCTTGGCTGGCAGGTTGCCACCGTCAAGCTTGATGATGCGGCCAATTGTCTGAAGCGGTTCAAATCCAACCGCGATTACGGATTACTGGTACTTGCTGCCATCGTGCTTTCGCACCTGATTGCGAACGCCTAA